The bacterium genome includes the window CGCTCCGAGACACCGTGCGCAATATCGAAGCGATGAAAATCGACATGGTGATCGTGCGCCATCGCTCCGCCGGCGTTCCCCTGTTTCTGACCAAGTGCATCGATGCGTCGGTGATCAACGCCGGCGACGGTATGCATGAACATCCCACCCAGGCGCTGCTGGATATGATGACGCTGCGGGAAAAATACGGCAAATTGGATGGACTTAAAGTGGCCATCATCGGCGACATCAGCCACAGCCGGGTGGCGGGATCGAATATGCGTGGACTGAGAACCATGGGCGCGGAGGTCATGGTTTGCGGCCCGCAAACCATGATGCCGCGAGAGATCGAAACCTTTGGCGTCGGCGTCTGCCATTCGGTGGATGAAGCGCTTGGCTGGGCGGACGCGCTCAACGTTCTGCGCATTCAGCTGGAACGGCAGGACGCGGGATTGTTTCCATCCCTTCGCGAATATCATAATGAGTACGGCATTACCCGCCGAAGATTAGAAAAGGCGGGGCGCGATCTCACGGTCATGCATCCAGGTCCCATCAACCGCGGCGTCGAGCCCGAGAGCGATCTGGCGGATTCAGAATTTTCCGTGATCCTGGATCAGGTGACCAACTGAGTGGCTGTGCGCATGGCGGTCCTCTATCTGCTGAGCGGTGCGGAAGAGGCCGTGAGCTGAAAGACCGCCGGCGGCTGCGTCCCATAGAAACAGCTGTGGTTAATCGATCAAGCAAAGGAATGGAATCCTGTGGAAACTTTTATCATGTCGCCCGTTCTATTGACCGGGGGGACTATCCTCGACCTGCGGACGAATCAACGCCACTCCACCGACCTGGTGATCCGCGACGGCCGCATCGACCGAATCGGCCGGCAGGAGAGCGCCTCATTCAGCGGCGAGGTGCGGGACATCAGCGGTCAGCTGGTCGTGCCCGGACTGATCGACATGCATGTTCATCTGCGTGAGCCGGGACGGGAGGATGAAGAGACCATCGAGAGCGGTTGCGCCGCTGCCATGGCCGGTGGTTTTACCGCGGTCTGCTGTATGCCCAACACCGATCCCCCCTGCGACCGGCAGGAGGTGGTACGGTTCATTAAAAAGCGCAGCGAGGATCAGCTGGTCGATGTGTTTCCCATCGCCGCGATCACCAAAAAGCGCGAAGGGAAAGAGATCACCGAGATGGCTGATCTGCTTCGGGCCGGCGCTGTGGCTTTTTCCGACGACGGCAGTCCGGTACAGAACGCAGCGGTGATGCGCCATGCGCTGGAATACGCCGGCATGTACGGGGCGGTGGTCATCGATCACTGCGAGGACGAATCTCTCTCTACCGGCGGCCATATGAACGAAGGCCGCATGTCCACGCGTCTGGGTCTGGCCGGCATACCCGATATCAGCGAAGAGATCATGATCGCGCGCGACATCAGCCTCGCCGAGTACACCGGCGGCCGCATTCATATCGCGCACCTCTCCACCCGCAAAGGAGTGGAACGGATCCGCCGCGCCAAAGAGGCGGGGATCCAGGTGACCTGCGAGGTTACCCCGCATCATTTGGCGTTAAACGAAGAAGCCCTGATGCAGTATGACACCAATTTAAAAATGGGCCCACCCCTGCGCACTCTCATCGATCAGGAGGCGTTGCTGGCGGGATTGAAAGACGGCACCATCGATGTTATTGCCTCTGATCATGCACCCCACTCGGCTGAGGAAAAAGAAGTCGAGTTCAGCGCAGCGCCCAACGGCATTCTCGGCCTGCAGACCATGCTCGGCATCGTGCTGAGCAAAGTGGTGCAACCGGGAGTGCTGAGCCTGGCTGAAGCGCTGGCGAAAATGATCATTACGCCGCGTACTATTTTGCGCCTGGAAGTGCCGCAAATCCGTGAAGGGGCGCCGGCGAATTTCACGGTATTCAACCCAGAAAAAACCTGGATCATGAACTCGGGATTGAACCGCTCACGCTCCCGCAACATGCCTTATTTCGGCTGGACTTTGCCAGGCGTCGTCTGGGGCGTCTGTAACAAAGGCAGGCTTTGGATCGCCTGAGGCGGTCCGCCGGCGCTCAAAACCTGTCCGGACGAACTGCGGGGAATCATTCATTTTGTGACCCACCGCATGACGTGATTGATAAAAAATCCGCACACTAGAGTATGAAAAAGCTGATCGCCGTCGTTGTGCCGTTTCTCTTTATCCTGATGTTGATTCAGGGCGACGCTGCCATCGATCGACGGCCCCCTTGCCGTGAGGCGGTTCGCGCGCTGAACCTGCAGCTGGCGGAGCCGATAAATGAGGAGGAGTTGGTCGCTGTTCTGATCTCCTTGAACGCCAGCGACAACGCTCGGCTGCCCGAAACTTTTGTGACCAAAGCCCGGGCGCGCAAGCTGGGCTGGCGGCCGGGGCAGCCTCTGTGGAAATATAAAAAACTGAAAGGCAAGTCCATCGGCGGCGACCGGTTCAACAACCGTGAAAAAAAACTGCCCGCCGGCAAGCGCGTCTGGCGTGAGGCTGATCTGGATTACCAGGGCGGCCGTCGCAATGCCAAGCGGCTGCTCTATTCCAACGACGGGTTGCGCTACGTCACAGTGGACCACTATCAGACCTTTACGGAGGTCCCGTCATGCCGATGAAGAAATGCGTTCTCGATGGACGCTCCTTCACTTCTCTCAACGACGTCTATGACAGTCTTGCCCGGCAATTGGATTTCCCCACTCATTTCGGCCGCAATCTGGACGCATTGTGGGATGTGCTCACCACGGATATCCCGGGCCCCCTCTCGATCACCTGGATAGCTTATCGGGCCTCGCGCGCCGCTCTGGGGCCGGATTATATCAAGATATCCCGTTTGCTGCAAGCGGTCGCCCGTGAACGGGACGATGTCATTCTGCGCTACCGATGAAAAACCGGCGGTCGGATGACGCCGGCGCTCCCCGGCATTCGCCGCTTGCCCAAACCACACTAAACACGGATAACCTATTTTGGCATGCGTATCGCTTTTTCTCGGAACCCTCAACGCCGGTGCAACCGGGTCAGGAGCTTTTATGAAAAAAAGATGGATGGTTTTTCTTTTACCGATTTTAATTTTCTGTTCCGGCGCCCGGCGGGTGCCTTTTGAGCAATATTCGGTGGCCATGACGCTCACCGTGGAACCGGACAGCTCGGTGTTCATCGGGACCGATGAAAAGTTCAACGGCGTGCTCTGGTTGAACCATGTATTTGAGACCGAAGGGACTGCGGCCGCGTCGGTCAAGCTGATTGAAAATTTCGGCAGGTTTTATCTTTGCGCGGATCAATTTAAAAACGTGTGGATTCTGCAGCCGCACAAAGACGGCGTCACCGCAAAGGCGAAAGCCTTGGATGTGACGCCTGAAGATGAAACGGACGTCTACACTCACATCGGGCTGAGCCGCTACGGATCCAGAGAAAATGCCATGGTGAGGTTTCGCTTCAACAATCGTCAGCTTTTCATCGATCGGAAAGGCGGTGTGCATGAAACCTATCAATAAGCTTTTTTTGCTGCTGCTGATCAGCGTCACGGCGCTGTTCGGCCAGGATGTGCAGCAGTTGTATGATCAAGCCCGGGAAGTATTGACCTCCGGACAATACGATCTGGCGCTCACCCTCATCCGAGAAGCCAAGAGCGAGATCAACAAAGATCCGCAGGTGGATCCCAACCAGGTCTTCGCCAACCGACTGTTGCCGCAGGTCGAGAAAAACGCCCTCACCATGGGCGAACTTGCCGCTGCGCTGCAGGCGTTGAATCAGAGTGTGCAGAATGAGCTCTTTTTTCAGGATCTGGCGCCCGGCCCGGAGGCGGTGCGACGGTATACGGCTCAGGCGAAAGAGGCGAGCCTGGAACTGATAAGGCGGAGAGATGAGATCATCCGGCGTTACGTTCTGGCGCCAGAGTACCGTTCTGCCGTGCGCGGATTGCCGATGTATGCGCAGACCGAGCAGCTGGCTTCGGTCGGCATCATGGATCGATTGTCGGAACAATTCGAGCGCATGACGACGGTGCTGGTGGATTCCTTGAACGCCGTGGATCTACGTTACCGGCGGACGACAGAAAGATTGGCGCAGCTGGTGAAAAGCAATGCGGCCAACAAAGCGCAGGTGGCGCAGATGAGCAAAGAGGTGGCGCGGCTGTCGCAGGAACGGTTGAACTATATCAACTCCATCGCCGAAATGTTGGTCGGCGAATCGTCGGCGGAATCGTTTAACCGGCCGGTGACGTTAAACGGCAATCAAGTTGAAAATGCATTCATCCAGGCGATTCAATCAGAGATGGCACGGCTGCGCTCCCTAACCAGCGTCGATTCAGCTGAATATCGGGATCTAGCGCAGAATTACGAAAAGATCGCTGGTTATAACCGCATTTTTGCCAAGAACCGCATCGCGGCCGATCAGTCGACGTTGATCGCGCAATATAAAGCGGCGCTGGATGCGGTTTCGGTGCGAACGCCGATGGCGCCCAAGGCGACCAGCCGTCTGTTCTATTTTATCGCCACTGCCCTGCTGCTGGTCATCCTGGTGGTGATCCTCGTCGCTGCCAGCAAGAAACGATCCACCACAGCTCCGCCCGCCCGTTTTTCCTGAGCGGCGAGGGGGTGGTCGGGGTTCTTACTGCAGGGCTCCGGCCGCAGCGGTTGCCAAGCCCGGGGGCCTATTCCACCCTCCACCTGTTCAAAACAGGGCAAACCCATTAAAAAAGCATTGCAAAATTTCTTGAAAATGTTTATATTACCCGGCTATTGCATAATTAAAGGAGAACTAGACCTTGAAGACTTTATCGCCCAAGCCACAAGATATAGAGCAAAAATGGTATGTCATCGACGCCAAGGGTCTGGTGTTGGGACGGCTGGCCAGCAAAATCGCCGGTGTATTGCGCGGAAAGAACAAACCCTTCTTTTCTCCGCATGTAGAGTGCGGCGATTTTATCGTAGTGATCAACGCGGACAAGTACCTGCTGACCGGGAACAAGCTGCAGCAGAAAACCTACACCTCATACAGCGGATACCCTGGCGGGTTGCGCAAGACCCCCATCGCCAGAGTGGCGGAGAAGAAACCCGAATTCGTTCTGCGCGAAGCGGTGCGCGGCATGTTGCCGCATAACCGTTTGGGGCGCAAACTGCTCAAGAACCTCAAGCTGTACACAGAGGCCGAGCATCCGCATTCGGCGCAGAAACCTGAAGTAATGAATCTTTAGTCATCGAACCTAAGGAGAAACGATGAAAGGTACCCATTTCGACGCGACCGGACGGCGCAAGTGTTCCATCGCCCGGGTGCGTCTGGCGCCCGGCACCGGCAAAATAACGGTGAACGATCAGGGCTTGTTGGATTATTTCAAGCGCGATACCCTGCGCATGGTGATCGAACAGCCGTTGGTGATGACCGACACCATGGGCAAATACGATATCGTCGCCAACGTCACCGGCGGCGGACTGGCCGGTCAAGCCGGCGCACTGTTGCTGGGCATCGCCCGGGCATTGCTCAAGGCCAACGACGAATTTCGCTCCTCCCTGCGGCGTGGCGGCTTTTTAACCCGCGATCCCCGCATGGTCGAACGCAAGAAATACGGCCGCCCCGGCGCGCGCAAGCGTTTCCAGTTCTCGAAACGATAAGCGTTGTTTTTCTATCACTCACATCCTCTTTCGAACATGGGGTGCCCGCGAGGGACATAGCTTGTTAGAGAGGATGGCGGTTTAACCCCAAGGAGATCGAATTATGGCAGACATCACGATCCAAGATTTGTTGCTTGCCGGCAGCCACTTCGGCCACTTGACCCGGCGCTGGAATCCCAAGATGAAGCGTTACATCTTTATGGAGCGCAACGGGATCCATATCATTGATTTAAAGAAAACCATGGAATGCCTGACAGCGGCCCGCGAAGCGGTTCGTAAAGTGGTCAGGGAAGGCGGCACGGTGCTGTTCGTCGGCACGAAGAAACAGGCCAAGGACATTATCAAACTGGAAGCGGAGCGCTGCGGCATGCCTTATATTGCCGAGCGTTGGCTCGGCGGCTCGCTGACGAATTTCATCACCATTAAAAAAAGCATCAAGCGCATGAAGAATCTTGAGAAAAAGGCGACCGACGGCACCTACGACAAGGTCACTAAAAAAGAGATTCTCACCATCGAGCGCGAAAAAGAAAAGCTGGACAAGGTTTTGGGCGGCATTCGCGACATGAACTACCTGCCCTCCATGCTGTTCGTCGTGGACGCCAAGAAGGAGGCCATCGCCGTTCAAGAAGCCACCCGGCTGAACATCCCCACGGTCTGTCTTGCGGACACCAACGCCGATCCGGACCTGATCGACTTTCCGATTCCCAGCAACGATGATGCGTTCAAGGCCATCAGCCTGATCACCCACGCCATCTCGGAAGCGGTGATCGAAGGCAAAGCCGCGCGCGTGGATGTGCAGATGGCCACGGATTCCGATGTAGACGAAAAAGCCAAATATTTCAAAAAAGACGCGGATGAAGAAGAGCTGGTGCGTTACCCGCGTGATAAAAAGAAAGCCAAAGAATAGTCTCGGCCAGGAGAGGAATACATGAATATCACGGCAGACATAGTGAAACAACTGCGGGAGATCACCGGTGCCGGCATGATGGACTGCAAAAGAGCATTGGCCGAAACCGATGGCGATATGGAAAAAGCGGTGGAATACCTGCGCAAAAAGGGTCTGCAGGCGGTGGAGAAGAAAGCGGGCCGTCAAATCAAAGAGGGCGTCATCTATTCGTACATTCACCCCGGCAGCCGGTTGGGCGTTTTGGT containing:
- a CDS encoding dihydroorotase; the encoded protein is MSPVLLTGGTILDLRTNQRHSTDLVIRDGRIDRIGRQESASFSGEVRDISGQLVVPGLIDMHVHLREPGREDEETIESGCAAAMAGGFTAVCCMPNTDPPCDRQEVVRFIKKRSEDQLVDVFPIAAITKKREGKEITEMADLLRAGAVAFSDDGSPVQNAAVMRHALEYAGMYGAVVIDHCEDESLSTGGHMNEGRMSTRLGLAGIPDISEEIMIARDISLAEYTGGRIHIAHLSTRKGVERIRRAKEAGIQVTCEVTPHHLALNEEALMQYDTNLKMGPPLRTLIDQEALLAGLKDGTIDVIASDHAPHSAEEKEVEFSAAPNGILGLQTMLGIVLSKVVQPGVLSLAEALAKMIITPRTILRLEVPQIREGAPANFTVFNPEKTWIMNSGLNRSRSRNMPYFGWTLPGVVWGVCNKGRLWIA
- a CDS encoding ribonuclease, which translates into the protein MKKLIAVVVPFLFILMLIQGDAAIDRRPPCREAVRALNLQLAEPINEEELVAVLISLNASDNARLPETFVTKARARKLGWRPGQPLWKYKKLKGKSIGGDRFNNREKKLPAGKRVWREADLDYQGGRRNAKRLLYSNDGLRYVTVDHYQTFTEVPSCR
- the rplM gene encoding 50S ribosomal protein L13, translated to MKTLSPKPQDIEQKWYVIDAKGLVLGRLASKIAGVLRGKNKPFFSPHVECGDFIVVINADKYLLTGNKLQQKTYTSYSGYPGGLRKTPIARVAEKKPEFVLREAVRGMLPHNRLGRKLLKNLKLYTEAEHPHSAQKPEVMNL
- a CDS encoding barnase inhibitor; protein product: MPMKKCVLDGRSFTSLNDVYDSLARQLDFPTHFGRNLDALWDVLTTDIPGPLSITWIAYRASRAALGPDYIKISRLLQAVARERDDVILRYR
- the rpsB gene encoding 30S ribosomal protein S2; its protein translation is MADITIQDLLLAGSHFGHLTRRWNPKMKRYIFMERNGIHIIDLKKTMECLTAAREAVRKVVREGGTVLFVGTKKQAKDIIKLEAERCGMPYIAERWLGGSLTNFITIKKSIKRMKNLEKKATDGTYDKVTKKEILTIEREKEKLDKVLGGIRDMNYLPSMLFVVDAKKEAIAVQEATRLNIPTVCLADTNADPDLIDFPIPSNDDAFKAISLITHAISEAVIEGKAARVDVQMATDSDVDEKAKYFKKDADEEELVRYPRDKKKAKE
- the rpsI gene encoding 30S ribosomal protein S9 → MKGTHFDATGRRKCSIARVRLAPGTGKITVNDQGLLDYFKRDTLRMVIEQPLVMTDTMGKYDIVANVTGGGLAGQAGALLLGIARALLKANDEFRSSLRRGGFLTRDPRMVERKKYGRPGARKRFQFSKR
- a CDS encoding aspartate carbamoyltransferase is translated as LRDTVRNIEAMKIDMVIVRHRSAGVPLFLTKCIDASVINAGDGMHEHPTQALLDMMTLREKYGKLDGLKVAIIGDISHSRVAGSNMRGLRTMGAEVMVCGPQTMMPREIETFGVGVCHSVDEALGWADALNVLRIQLERQDAGLFPSLREYHNEYGITRRRLEKAGRDLTVMHPGPINRGVEPESDLADSEFSVILDQVTN